A stretch of the Aythya fuligula isolate bAytFul2 chromosome 18, bAytFul2.pri, whole genome shotgun sequence genome encodes the following:
- the ARHGDIA gene encoding rho GDP-dissociation inhibitor 1, with product MAEQEPTAEQLAQIAAENEEDEHSVNYKPPAQKSIQEIQELDKDDESLRKYKEALLGAVTVTADPNAPNVVVTKLTLVCATAPGPLELDLTGDLESYKKQAFVLKEGVEYRIKISFRVNREIVSGLKYIQHTFRKGVKIDKTEYMVGSYGPRAEEYEFLTPMEEAPKGMLARGSYNIKSKFTDDDKTDHLSWEWNLTIKKDWKD from the exons atggcagagcaggagccaACGGCAGAGCAGCTGGCCCAGATTGCAGCTGAGAACGAGGAGGACGAGCACTCCGTCAACTATAAGCCACCTGCCCAGAAGAGCATCCAGGAGATCCAGGAGCTGGACAAGGACGATGAGAGCCTGCGCAAGTACAAGGAGGCGCTGCTTGGTGCCGTCACCGTGACTGCGG ACCCTAACGCTCCAAACGTGGTGGTGACCAAACTGACGTTGGTCTGTGCTACTGCTCCCGGCCCTCTGGAGCTGGACCTGACAG GTGACCTGGAGAGTTACAAGAAGCAGGCGTTTGTGCTGAAGGAGGGTGTGGAATACCGGATAAAAATCTCCTTTAGG GTTAACAGGGAGATTGTGTCAGGGCTGAAGTACATTCAGCACACGTTCCGGAAAGGAGTGAAAA tTGACAAGACTGAGTACATGGTTGGGAGCTATGGCCCCCGAGCAGAGGAGTACGAGTTCCTGACCCCCATGGAAGAAGCCCCCAAGGGCATGCTGGCCCGGGGCAGCTACAACATCAAATCCAAATTCACAGATGATGATAAGACTGACCACCTGTCCTGGGAGTGGAACCTGACCATCAAGAAGGATTGGAAGGACTAG